The genomic stretch TTCGGTTGAGTATTACCATGAGGATATACTCAAGAAAACTGGGAGTAAAGTGGGCAAGGTTATTCGCATCGATAAGCCTACAGCAACGATGAACCGGGTCTTTGTATTAATCTTTTTGTTTAATAGCGTTAATGAGAGATCTCATACACTCCGACATGACAGAGGTAGTGTTTAATTTTGTGAGACGGTCTGTAGGTTACATACATTCTTATGCAGGagttttttaaaaatatttggTTTACGATTAATAAAGCATAGGTAAAAGCATGCTTTAGAAAAAGAAAAAGTACTCAATTCATAACAAGTTATTTCTGAGTATTACAAAAGAAAAAGTCCATAAATGCATATTTTTAAAGAAACTCTTGTTAAGGTGCAAatccatgtcccacatcggtagaataaagatggaagatcatctttataagtgtctacaaaatataatagtacgaggccttttgggaaggagcccaagagtaaatccgtgagggcttggcccaaagaggacaatatcgtactattatgggctgtggacacagatgcagcagaggcccaacacgggatattcacgcttccgcacaacaagtggcaCCAGAGCTTAGGTTTTTGGATCCAGGGAGGAGAAGATGGCAACTGACACTATAAGGATTGAGAAGTTCGACGGGAGGAATAGTTTTGCGCTATGGCAGATAAAGATGAGGGCTTTGCTAAAGGAGCGGTGCATCTGGAAACCCTTGACGCCGGGTTTCTCCACGAATGTGACGAAGACTGAAGCTTCGGCTACAGGTGCTGAACCTAGGGTGACTGAGACGGAAGATCCTGCCTTGTTAACAATGGAGAAGAGGGCTCATTCATCGATCTTGTTGAGTTTGTCAGACGATGTCCTAACTGAGGTAGCCGATGAATCGACTACAATGGGGTTATGGCTGAAATTGGAGAGTTTGTACATGACAAAGTCGCTCACCAATAAGTTGTTGTTGAAACAACGTTTGTTCTCTTTCAAGATGCAAATAGGTATGTCACTTCGTGATCATCTAGACaaatataatactatattactagaTCTGTGTAATATAGATGTTAAGATTGAGGATGAAGATGCTGCTTTAATTCTGCTGGTTTCTTTACCTGCGTCGTATGAGAATTTTGTGGATTCTTTTGTTCTTGGTAAAGAAACATTGACTCTAGAGGAAGTGAAGTCAGCACTTTGCACTAGGGAGTTGCGACAAAAAGCAGCTGTTGACTTAGAAAACGGATCAGGGGCAGGTTTAGTTGTTGATAATACTAAAAAGGGTGGAGTTCAGAAGAAAAAGGCTAAGGCTAAGATTCCAGACACCAATACTGCTGATAATTCTGTTATCTGTTATCTATGCAAAGAACCCGGGCATAAAAGACCTAGTTGTCCTAAGTTGAAAGCTAAGTCTAATGCAGCTGTAGTTCAAAGTAAGAACTTGGAGTACGATTCTGAGGCAGACTATGCACTTGTGGTTGATTATGTTCGTCCTATTGATCGTTGGATTCTAGATTCGAGGTGTTCTTATCATATGTGTCCACACAAGCATTGGTTTAATACTTATGAGTCCTTTAATGAGGGTCGCGTTGTTGTTGGTAACAATGCTACTTGTGAGGTAGTGGGTAGTGGGTAGTGGGTAGTGGGTAGTGGGTAGTGGGTATTGGGTCAATCAAGGTGAAGATTACTGAGGGTAAGAAGTGTACTTTGACTAATGTGAGACATGTTCCAGCTTTAGGGAAGAATCTTATATCACTTGGTTTATTAAGTGATTTAGGATATGAGTTCCAGAGTAAAGGGGAGATTTTGTCTATCACGAAGGGTTCTAGTTTGGTGCTGAAAGGTGTCAAACAAAATTCCTTGTATGTATTGCAACGTGAAACACTGACTAATTTTGCAAGTTGTGCATCCGTAAATCACAAGAAGAAGACTAAGGTTTGGCATAAGCGGCTTGGTCATATGGGTGATAGAGGGATACAACAATTGTGCAAGAGGGATCTTCTTAAGGGTGTCAAGGTGAATAACCTTGAGTTTAATGAGCAACGTGTGTTTGGTAAGAAACACAAATTTAAATTTAACAAGAGTGTTCATAAAAAAAAAGAAGTCTCTGACCCTTCGGGGTGCTGAGCTTAAGGTGGAGCATCCTTGAGCGGCCCGGTCCAGGGCTAAATGGACGCAGGCCTAGCCCAGGGCTAAATGGACGCGGGCCTAGCCCAGGGCTTATTGGACGGCAGACccagtccagggtatattggatggtTATAGATAGAGGTGGACAACATGGCGGgccagcccggcccggcccggcccaaaGAAGATCGCCTCACGGGCCACACTTTAGCGGCCGGCCAAAGATCGTGCCATGCCCGGCCGGCCCGGCCGGTCAGCCCTACGGGCCGTGCCAGTGTTGAGTTTTTCCAGCCCAGCCCGGTTTTCAGcccgttttttttaaaaaaaaaaaaaaaaaaaaaatttttttttttttaaacacccGGCCCACCCGCCTATATAGTGCGTGCCGTCTGCAGGACCAAAAccagcccggcccggcccaaGACACGGCCGGTCCTCCTTTAGTGTCGTGTCTGGGTGCTCTATCCCCGCCCGCCCTTGGCCCGCACCAGCCCGGCCCAGCCCAGCCCAATGTCCACCTCTAGTTATAGACTCAAGGTGGAGTCTATAGTGTTCTAGTGTGAGAGATCAATTTGCTGGAACATGGCAGATACAAGTTTACTTGGGAGTGatttgtatagtggtcgagtGATTTGGAAGTCGTTTGCTAAATGCGActgtccaagtcaaggtggagaatTGTTAGTATGTGACTCGTATGTCGCATACGAAATATGTCGGAGTAAAAAATAGACCAAGGAAGAAAATAATGGTGAAGCGAAGTCCGAGTAACACATGTGTCACAGACTAGCATCCGTGAGTCGTGCGTAATATTGTTGCTACATATTGCTACGTGACTTTGTGTTAGTATTAGGAAGTTGTGGGTCCCGCTAGTTTCCTAATCCAATTTTGGCTGCCTTTGACGTCACGGTTTTTGGTGACTTccttgtttagtttatttatttagtttgtttatttattattTCCTAATTAGAATAATCTTTGTTAGGGTAGTTTAATATATAAAgggtgctgattttcgcagtacatattTTACTCATCGCAGTACACTATTTACAACtatacccctctcatttcctCATCccatttctctctctaatttctctCTAAAGTATTCCCTCTAATTTTAAACACACATTCCCCTCTAATTTCGCATACCCTATTTCCGGCGATTGTGGCGGTTCTTATCAACGTTTTGCACCACGTATACTACAGCCACATTACTACTTTATTGCCTATTATAATATTATTTGCATTGAATTTCGGCATGGCCAAGCTTCTCCCGACTCTCCCTTCCTAATGTATTGCATTTACTACATTGAGTAATGTACGAGTACTACTTTTTGCACTCCCACGCAGCCCTCCCTTCTGCAACTCTCCCTCCCGCACATGATTCCGTCGAATGGCCACCGATGACCACATATGTCGACCTTCCTGTCGGCGCCTGTCTATGTCACCTGCGACATTCAAGTACTCCAATATCCTACTCCCACCAATTAgcccttaattaattttaataaaaactCTAATTAAATAAGATACAAAATATAACAAAGAGTTAAATTTAATTATTAAAAATGGATTAGTGAATTAAATATATGCTCTATAATCAAATAATCATTCATAATTGAAGAATTCGAAGAAGGTTGAAGGTGGTCAATGATTCAACAATAGAAAGGGGATGGAGAAAATTAGATTTGAGTTTTTCTAGTGAAGGGTAGACAAATGGAAAGTTTGGTACAAAAaatactgtaatgagtaaaaaaTGTACTGCTTAGTTATTTTgaaggagagatttgtgaggcaaatattgagagttttaagaggcagatctagaaaaactttgtgctcatcttttgtaatctgtaattctcccgacatagtgaattattctccctcgccctggtggatgtagctatcgcattgatagtgaaccacgttaaatctttgtgtcttttatttttgcatctactttgtatcgcttccgcacaacaagtggtatcagagcccaaggttctaCTTGGGCTAGAGTCTAGACACGGAGATTCATCAGGACCAAGACTTGAAGGTGGACGTACACTATAAGGCGTGGAACTCCTATAGCTCGAGGGAGAGCTAATATGTTTGCGAGAAGCGACATGGTCTCACGGCGTTGAGACGGCAGGCCGTCCAAGAGAAGATCGTCAGCGACCCGGCGAGGTGGGCTGAGGCTTAATGGAGGCAACAAAAGCGGTCCATGGTAAGTCCAATGGCGGTTCCGGGGCGACGCACTGGATACGGACCCAGtacagggtatattggatgcagaggagttTGGTACGCAAGTGTAGCACAAGCCATGTGAGACACATGGTGTGTCgtttaaggggaggttatcaagccTTGGTGATGCGAGTGTCTAGAAGTTGGGGCTGTAGAGTGGGGGAGTTCTCCGTGGTGGTCAAGATCCGAGTCAAGATggtggtccttggtttgaggggaggattgttagggtgcaaatccatgtcccacatcggtagaataaagatgaaagatcatctttataagtgtctacaaaatataatagtacgaggccttttgggaaggagcccaagagtaaatccgtgagggcttggcccaaagcggacaatatcgtactattatgggctgtggacacagatgcagcagaggcccaacacggaatattcacgcttccgcacaacaactCTTATAGTGAGAGATACAGTAACATTTATTAACATAATAAGTTGTAACACTAGTTGGAtcattgtggttacatttaacGATAAAATAATTCCAAAACCCTGTTTTATTTGTTTCCGACGGAATTGGCCCTCTAAAACAAGAATTTGCCCATTTTTTAATAGGAGTATGTGACAAACCATTATACAGCTCATAGTACAATAACTAAACATTGAGGTTGATTTCGCGTGGGCTAATGTCTACCCTTGGATGTTTAACAGTCTCTTACCCACCCGGTGTATTTATTCAGCTGCAAGATGAAAAACAGGGCTAATTTAACTTCAGCGGAAATGAGTCACCAAATGAGCTCATTCCAAGGACTACTTGATGCTTCCCTATGCGGTCTGATCAACCTAAAACAAATTTGCTTTGCTTGGATTGAAGGCAAATTCAACCCCCAGCCAACTAGCCATGGCAGTTACAATTTCAGTACCCGCCAAAGCTCTACTTGAACCTGCAACAAGGGGAGGGGGGTATCCACTTGTACCCTCCACACTGATATCCGTTGCTGGCTTGCTGCAACCAACAATACATATACAAACTACAAAAGCTGTTGTGAATGTAATTTCGCAAGTTAATACCACATCTCAGATCAGGGAATGGGATCAATGAGAGCTCACATTTTACCCAATCTAGGAATGCAGCAGATAAAACCTCAAATATAACATTGCTGCAACCAACACATGTACAAACCACAAAGCTGTTGTGAAATGTGAGTAATTTCCCAGGTTAATACCACGTCTCAGAAATCCATCTGATACTGATATTTTTCGTACCAGAGTTAAGCGAGTATtatgacaaaacaaaaaacatGAGCTTATCTTTATCTAATCAAACACTTGGGCAAGTATCAGACACTGTATCTGCCAAAATAACAACAAAATCTCAGAAATCATAAATCAATAACAGAAAAAGAGGGCGATTGCATTTTAGATGTGGATGGGTTTATCGTAGGTGGCCATAGCAGCTTCTTTCACAGCCTCGCTCATAGTAGGATGAGCATGGCAAGTGCGTGCAATATCCTCACTAGACGCCCCATATTGTAATGCCAAAACTGCCTCGTGGATAAGCTCACCTGCATTTGGTGACATGATGTGTACTCCCAATATCTTGTCACTCTCCTTATCTGCCAATATCTTTACCAGGCCTTCTGCATTATCAATTGCCTTGGCTCTGCTGTTAGCCATGAATGGGAATTTGCCCACCTTGTACTCCACACCAAGGCTCTTAACCTGCTCCTCCGTCTTCCCGACAGACGCCACCTCGGGGTGGGTGTATACAACTCCCGGAACCATGTCATAGTCCACATGTCCTTCCTTTCCTGCAATGAACTCGACACAGGCAACTCCGTCCTCCTCTGCCTTATGGGCCAACATAGGTCCCGGGATCACGTCTCCAATAGCATAAATTCCGGGTACGTTGGAGGCAAACCGTTCATTGACAAGAATACGGCCTACCTTATCCATTTCTACACCGAGTTTATCGAGCCCAAGCCCCTCGGTGAATGGGACTCGACCAGCTGACACAAGAACAACATCTGCTTCAAAGGTGGTCTGCTCACCTCCAGCTGAAGGCTCAAGTGTCAGCTTGAGAGTATCCCCAGAAGTGTCAACGCCAAGGACCTTTGTCTTCAGCTTGAACTTCATGCCTTGCTTCTCAAGGGAACGTTTGAACTGCCTTCGAACTTCACCATCCATGGAAGGAACAATATCGGGACCAAACTCGACAACAGTAACCTCGGAACCCAGCCTGCCCCATACAGAGCCCATTTCAAGGCCGATGTAGCCGGCGCCAATCACCACCAATCTCTTGGGGATTTCTGTTAGGGCTAAAGCTCCAGTAGATGAAACGATTCTCTTCTCATCAATTTCAATACCGGGAAGAGACTTGACATCGGAGCCAGTAGCAACAATTATATGTTTGCCTTTGACAACAGTGCTTCCACCTTCAACAGTGTCCACAGACACTTCAGAAGGAGAGGTCACTTTCCCATATCCCTTGACATAGGTTACTTTGTTCTTCTTGAACAAACCTTCAATACCCCGGGTCAGGTTCGACACGGCTTTGTCTTTTTGGGCCATCATGGCTGCTACATCAATCTCCACTGATGAGCACTTCACACCATGATTAGCAAAAGAATGCTTTGCTTCATGGTACATATGAGAAGAATGAAGAAGTGCCTGaaaacattaaaaaaaatgatGATCAATAGGCAGTACTGAGTTAGGCTACAGATCTCTCGACATTCTTCGTAATAAAAATCAGAGCAGCACAGACAAATTGTTATGTACTTGGTATTTTTTAATAAACAACGATTATGATGGCTCAACATAATCTTGCTGAGTAATCAATCAAATGTCTAAACATGACATTTAAGAGGCAGATGAGTATGTTATTTGACACACTACTCCAAAGAGTAAGAGTGTATTAGATGATTTTAAACATGTTAGAATCTAAAAAACACAAGGGGTATAATGGAAAATTCTAAGATCTTTAAAATCCTCGGCAAGGCTCATCCACACCCTTTAACATCATTTCATATAAGATCAGCCATTCTTATTTAAGTTCTATATGAGCCCCAGAATAAAAGCCAATCAATCATATGGATGTTTTATATTAACATTTCGATTTAAACAATACAGGACAAATACTGTAACCTAGAGATCCACTCTGCGATTACAGTTTAATGTCAGCTGTTACATGAAACCAGAATAAGTTACTTAAACACACATTTTCCACTGTCCTTGCAAGTTACTGCAACCAAGAGGCATTACGTAATTACAGTTCAAAGTCAGCTGCACACAAATTGCATATGAAATTGGTTGACAGAAAAGATCAATTAAACAGAAAGCATAATTCAGCAACACACATAGATTAATCACAGTAAACCTGTACATAAAGCAGAAATCATCATCACAAATTGATATACTAATCATAGCCAGGCAGAACACACGTCACGACTCACGACTCACTGTCGTACAGCAAACACACAATAAAGCCACCATGAGCCACTCAGCTATAGCAAATACTCATATCAAAAAGTCTCGTGACAACCCTGATAAGAATTCCATGAAACCATTCCATATAATCCGTTGCTAGTACTCCTATATGATACCCTATCACTTGCTACTTGCTAAATATTTATCGCAAATTATCATACCAGAGGGTCTCAAGACAACACAATTCCATATGACCAAACCATATAATCGATTTCATAAGAACGTCTCGTGATAAGAATTCTCTGAAACCAACCCATATAATCCGTCGTCATTACTGAACATGATACAGTATGTCAAGGGACATAACACATCATGGTTTCTAGATATCTGTCACAAATTTTCATATATAGGGTCCAAGATAACACAATTTCAGAAGACCAACCCATATAATCGATTAGTATTACTTCGTTCCGACTGTCTCCAGGGTTAATTGAATATAGGATAGTCCGTCCAACCCTAAAATATTGTGAAACCGTCTCTCAAAACACTTGCAGAGTACTACTCCATACTTACTAACTATCTACCCCTCcgtcctaatcatttgtttacctgtAACTAAAATACTCTTCACTAATACTAgaaaaataaatgattgagacggagggattACATGTTTCGAAATCTCGATCATCTATTCTATCAATCAAAAACAAAATCACTAATACCACAATTACATGAACAAATCGCCGTAATTGAGTTGACCAAACACCAATCAACAAAATCAATTACCGTTCCACAATTTCCAATCAAAACATCAATAACTACAATcacaaaacaacaatcaaaattaCTCAAAAACAATCAAATTAAACAAAATCGATAATGAAACTACCTTAGATGGAATACATCCGACATTAAGACAAGTACCACCAAGAGTACCACGCTTTTCGATGCAGGTAGTTTTAAGACCTAATTGAGCAGCTTTAATGGCGGCAACGTAACCTCCGGGACCACCACCGACGACGACGACGTCGTTTTCATCGGATCCAGTAGCGAAACGACGAGTGAAGGAAGAGAGGCATGGATTGTAGAGGAGGGTTTTAGCTAATGGGATTGATTTTCTTCGTGTTATGCACGCCATCGCCATTTTTTAGGCTTTGTTTGGGGAACAAGGAAGGTGTAGAATGGaaggttgatgtgttgtgttatTGAATTGAATTTTTACAATTATAAAAGTATGGTGTGAAATAAAATGAGGATGATAAAGTGTTCATTTTTTGCGGCGGTAGGAGGACTTGGAGGGGTAGCCCATGTACGATGTTGGGTGGGTGGATGGATTCTTAGGAATCAGCTATCCgtcggatatatccgtctatagttaaaAGATGTGTCAAATAAGTTGAAAGTGGTAATACTTTCTGCCCCTATCAACTCATTtaaggggtgtttggttcacccaatataggtatgaggtatgggttttgAATGAACCAAActcataccat from Silene latifolia isolate original U9 population chromosome 2, ASM4854445v1, whole genome shotgun sequence encodes the following:
- the LOC141642436 gene encoding dihydrolipoyl dehydrogenase, mitochondrial translates to MAMACITRRKSIPLAKTLLYNPCLSSFTRRFATGSDENDVVVVGGGPGGYVAAIKAAQLGLKTTCIEKRGTLGGTCLNVGCIPSKALLHSSHMYHEAKHSFANHGVKCSSVEIDVAAMMAQKDKAVSNLTRGIEGLFKKNKVTYVKGYGKVTSPSEVSVDTVEGGSTVVKGKHIIVATGSDVKSLPGIEIDEKRIVSSTGALALTEIPKRLVVIGAGYIGLEMGSVWGRLGSEVTVVEFGPDIVPSMDGEVRRQFKRSLEKQGMKFKLKTKVLGVDTSGDTLKLTLEPSAGGEQTTFEADVVLVSAGRVPFTEGLGLDKLGVEMDKVGRILVNERFASNVPGIYAIGDVIPGPMLAHKAEEDGVACVEFIAGKEGHVDYDMVPGVVYTHPEVASVGKTEEQVKSLGVEYKVGKFPFMANSRAKAIDNAEGLVKILADKESDKILGVHIMSPNAGELIHEAVLALQYGASSEDIARTCHAHPTMSEAVKEAAMATYDKPIHI